Proteins from a genomic interval of Desulfofustis limnaeus:
- the cobT gene encoding nicotinate-nucleotide--dimethylbenzimidazole phosphoribosyltransferase translates to MNFLEQTCQKIFPQDSEFRDKAKARLEQLALPHWALGDLMDLAIDLAGITRSMQPPCQRKAVVTMAADHGVVVEGVSRFPQEVTVQMVHNFVAGGAGINALARQAGADVYVVDMGVNGDLQELYRSGRVINKKVGPGTGNIARGPAMSIANARRAVEAGIEVAYDLHDYDVLATGDMGIGNTTPSSAIAAVITGRSLEEVTGRGTGLDDEQLQRKLAVLRSILAINRPDPHNGLEVLAGVGGFEIGGIAGLIIGAAAQRKPVLVDGLISTAGALIAYRIEPFVRDYIICSHRSMEPGHKYMQETLGCARPLLDLNLRLGEGTGAALAMNIVAAARAVLVEVSTFAEAAVAQADK, encoded by the coding sequence ATGAATTTTCTGGAACAGACCTGCCAAAAGATTTTTCCCCAGGACAGCGAGTTTCGCGATAAAGCCAAGGCCCGGTTGGAACAGCTGGCTCTGCCCCACTGGGCGCTTGGCGACCTGATGGATCTGGCGATTGATCTAGCCGGGATCACCCGGTCGATGCAGCCCCCCTGCCAGCGTAAGGCAGTCGTCACCATGGCCGCCGATCATGGCGTGGTGGTGGAAGGCGTCAGCAGGTTTCCGCAGGAAGTGACGGTGCAGATGGTCCATAATTTCGTTGCCGGAGGCGCCGGTATCAACGCTTTGGCGCGCCAGGCCGGGGCCGATGTCTACGTGGTCGATATGGGCGTCAATGGTGATCTGCAGGAGTTATATCGTTCCGGTCGGGTCATCAACAAGAAGGTCGGTCCCGGCACCGGCAACATCGCCCGGGGGCCGGCCATGAGCATTGCCAATGCCCGGCGGGCAGTGGAGGCCGGCATCGAGGTTGCCTACGACCTGCACGATTATGATGTGCTGGCCACCGGGGACATGGGCATCGGCAACACTACCCCCAGCTCCGCCATCGCGGCGGTGATAACCGGGCGTTCCCTGGAGGAGGTGACCGGCCGCGGGACCGGCTTGGACGACGAGCAACTGCAACGCAAGCTGGCGGTGCTGCGCTCGATTCTTGCGATCAACCGGCCCGATCCCCACAACGGTCTCGAGGTCCTGGCTGGTGTTGGTGGGTTCGAGATCGGCGGGATAGCAGGGCTGATCATCGGAGCGGCGGCCCAGCGAAAACCGGTGCTGGTCGATGGTCTGATTTCAACCGCCGGCGCTCTGATCGCCTATCGGATCGAACCGTTTGTCCGGGATTATATCATCTGTTCCCATCGATCGATGGAGCCCGGTCACAAATATATGCAGGAAACGCTTGGCTGCGCCCGGCCCTTGCTGGATCTCAACCTGCGGCTGGGTGAGGGGACCGGTGCGGCCCTGGCCATGAATATCGTCGCCGCGGCGCGGGCCGTGCTGGTCGAGGTGTCCACCTTTGCCGAAGCGGCGGTCGCTCAGGCGGACAAGTGA